A stretch of the Pedobacter sp. MC2016-14 genome encodes the following:
- a CDS encoding helix-turn-helix domain-containing protein, which produces MPEINPAELAAKFINYTSRHIFLTGKAGTGKTTFLHNLIALTHKKAVIVAPTGIAAINASGVTIHSLFQLPFGTYLPKQPDQGESHFNQHYNTPKSIVRHLQMNSTKRRIFQDLELLIIDEVSMLRADLLDAIDMVLRYVRKNNLNFGGVQVLFIGDLHQLPPVVKSSEWSLLSVFYKSVYFFDALALQQNPPVYIELEKIYRQADDVFISLLNNLRNNTVTDQDVQLLKKYYRENFVPGMNDKYITLTTHNQKADILNKTSLDELPTRSWFYNAQVEGDFSDSSYPADYALELKIGAQVMFIKNDPTGERRFFNGKIATVTNLSTTEIEVRADGSSEKIVLEKYTWKNIRYTTDKTTHEIKEEEIGKFIQYPVKLAWAITVHKSQGLTFDKAIIDIGSAFAPGQIYVALSRLRSLDGLILTSLISGTGIRQDPNVSLFSRNKQKYEVLDEQIKFESDLFLQAYLLKCFDLTALDNFMYEHVHSYTKDLNKSAKQKHLKWAQALLKELSELRASSKKFQGQIHRLSQDKTEEGLNTLLDRVTAAENYFNPLLQKMSRTIFERMELVKQDKQVVAFLTELLELESLFYEQYKNIRKATALLVATINGKDFTRKDVNELLNEADRAFQMQKVYAMPNTLDFTAKKAKGTKGTKKPAAPKVDTKDLSLQLLKSGKTIMEIAAERKMAIGTIEGHMAHYVATLEVGAKEIIGSRKLDTILAAIDTLKSIQMNVIREHLGRDYSFGEIKIGIAAHLAERG; this is translated from the coding sequence ATGCCTGAGATTAATCCTGCTGAACTTGCTGCTAAATTTATTAACTATACCTCCAGGCATATTTTCTTGACTGGAAAGGCTGGAACAGGAAAGACTACTTTTTTACATAATCTAATTGCGCTAACACATAAGAAAGCTGTAATTGTTGCTCCTACGGGTATTGCTGCAATTAACGCTTCGGGAGTAACTATTCATTCACTTTTCCAATTGCCATTTGGTACTTATTTGCCAAAGCAGCCTGATCAGGGAGAAAGTCATTTTAACCAGCATTACAATACACCCAAATCTATTGTACGTCATTTACAGATGAACAGCACAAAGAGGCGGATTTTTCAGGACCTTGAATTACTGATTATTGATGAGGTGAGTATGCTGCGCGCGGATTTGCTGGATGCCATAGATATGGTACTTCGTTATGTGCGGAAGAACAATTTAAATTTTGGTGGGGTACAGGTTTTATTCATTGGAGATTTGCATCAGTTACCTCCTGTTGTAAAAAGCAGCGAATGGTCACTTTTGTCTGTGTTTTATAAAAGCGTTTACTTTTTTGACGCACTTGCTTTGCAACAAAACCCACCAGTATATATAGAACTGGAGAAGATTTACCGTCAGGCAGATGATGTCTTTATCTCTTTGCTGAATAACCTGAGAAATAACACTGTTACAGATCAGGATGTTCAACTTCTAAAAAAATATTATCGGGAAAACTTTGTTCCCGGCATGAATGATAAATATATTACCTTAACCACGCACAATCAAAAGGCTGATATTTTAAATAAAACGAGCCTTGATGAATTACCAACTCGTTCCTGGTTTTACAATGCACAGGTTGAAGGCGACTTTAGCGATTCTTCTTACCCTGCAGATTATGCTCTGGAGCTAAAAATTGGGGCTCAAGTGATGTTTATTAAAAATGATCCAACTGGTGAGCGTCGGTTTTTTAATGGTAAGATCGCTACGGTCACCAATTTGAGTACTACTGAAATTGAAGTGAGGGCAGATGGCTCTTCTGAGAAGATTGTGCTGGAAAAGTATACCTGGAAAAACATTAGGTATACAACGGATAAAACTACACATGAAATAAAAGAGGAAGAGATTGGGAAATTCATTCAGTATCCGGTAAAACTTGCCTGGGCAATTACCGTACATAAAAGTCAGGGATTGACTTTTGATAAGGCCATTATTGACATTGGGAGTGCTTTTGCACCGGGTCAAATTTACGTCGCTCTTTCCAGGTTAAGGTCACTTGATGGTTTAATATTAACATCCCTTATATCAGGAACCGGCATTCGTCAGGATCCAAATGTGTCGCTTTTTTCGCGTAATAAACAAAAGTATGAGGTTTTGGATGAGCAGATAAAATTTGAAAGCGACCTCTTTTTACAGGCATACCTGCTAAAGTGCTTTGACCTTACTGCATTAGACAATTTCATGTACGAGCATGTACATTCTTATACTAAAGACCTGAATAAATCTGCCAAGCAAAAGCACTTAAAATGGGCACAGGCACTTTTAAAGGAATTGAGCGAATTGCGTGCAAGTTCTAAAAAATTCCAGGGACAAATTCATCGCCTTTCACAGGATAAAACAGAAGAAGGTTTGAATACATTGTTAGATCGTGTTACTGCTGCCGAAAATTACTTTAATCCTTTGCTGCAGAAGATGTCCAGGACTATTTTTGAGCGGATGGAGCTTGTAAAACAGGATAAACAGGTTGTCGCATTTCTTACAGAATTGCTGGAGCTGGAGTCTTTGTTCTATGAGCAATATAAAAATATCCGGAAAGCTACTGCTTTGCTTGTGGCTACAATTAACGGGAAGGATTTTACCCGCAAGGATGTAAATGAACTTTTGAATGAAGCAGATAGGGCTTTTCAGATGCAAAAAGTATATGCAATGCCCAATACCCTGGATTTTACAGCAAAGAAAGCTAAGGGTACCAAGGGGACTAAAAAGCCTGCGGCACCAAAGGTTGATACCAAAGACCTTTCTTTACAATTGCTCAAATCAGGCAAAACCATCATGGAAATTGCAGCTGAACGAAAAATGGCCATTGGTACAATTGAGGGTCATATGGCACATTATGTAGCAACGCTGGAAGTTGGTGCCAAAGAAATCATTGGATCCAGAAAACTGGATACGATTTTAGCAGCAATAGATACATTGAAATCCATTCAAATGAACGTTATCAGAGAGCATCTGGGACGAGACTATTCTTTCGGTGAAATCAAAATAGGTATTGCTGCTCATTTAGCAGAGCGTGGCTAG
- the dapF gene encoding diaminopimelate epimerase, with protein MDIKFYKYQGAGNDFILIDQRELSSKNIDYNQIEKICNRRFGVGGDGLMFLKDHEDYDFEMLYFNADGKPGSMCGNGGRCIVAFAKFLGIIQSETNFLAVDGPHYAKISEEGNWIELQMIDVEEISKDGTAFVLNTGSPHYVKEVTALNDMDVYTAGKNIRNNDTYKTEGINVNFIENKGDHLFVRTFERGVEDETYACGTGVTAVALSMAKQNEQQGHVITPIKVLGGDLRVEFDYNGHNFSNVFLCGPAEQVFEGHINL; from the coding sequence ATGGACATTAAATTTTACAAATATCAGGGTGCCGGCAATGATTTCATATTAATTGATCAGCGTGAACTTTCTTCAAAAAACATTGATTACAACCAAATTGAGAAGATTTGCAATAGAAGATTTGGTGTTGGCGGAGATGGGCTGATGTTTTTAAAAGACCATGAAGATTATGATTTTGAGATGCTGTACTTTAACGCAGATGGAAAACCGGGAAGCATGTGCGGAAATGGGGGCAGATGCATTGTAGCCTTTGCTAAGTTTCTGGGAATCATCCAGTCAGAAACTAACTTTTTGGCAGTAGATGGCCCGCATTATGCCAAAATTTCAGAAGAAGGCAACTGGATTGAACTGCAAATGATAGATGTGGAAGAGATTAGCAAAGATGGGACAGCCTTTGTTTTGAATACAGGCTCCCCACATTATGTAAAAGAAGTTACTGCGCTTAACGATATGGATGTATATACAGCAGGTAAAAATATCCGTAACAACGATACTTATAAAACTGAAGGTATTAATGTCAATTTTATCGAGAATAAAGGAGATCATCTTTTTGTACGCACATTTGAGCGGGGCGTAGAGGATGAGACCTACGCTTGTGGTACTGGTGTTACCGCCGTAGCGCTATCCATGGCCAAACAAAATGAACAGCAAGGACATGTAATTACGCCAATTAAAGTATTGGGGGGCGACTTGAGGGTCGAATTTGATTACAATGGGCATAATTTCAGCAATGTATTTTTATGTGGACCAGCAGAACAGGTTTTTGAAGGTCATATCAATCTCTAA
- a CDS encoding succinate dehydrogenase cytochrome b subunit, with protein MASFGNAFSSSIGKKLIMGITGLFLILFLVVHCFINALIFVNDGGVTFNMGAHFMGTNWIIRASEVILFAGLLLHIFQGLKLTFENQKARPVKYAYHDGKANSKWYSRSMGLLGTLLLIFLIVHISKFWVASRFTGIPTEDINGNHDLFALMVETFKNPFIVILYVLAMVSLAYHLLHGFASAFQTLGWNHKKYNGIIKGFGVWYSIIISLIFAAMPVAMYLGLIK; from the coding sequence ATGGCTAGTTTCGGAAACGCTTTTTCCTCTTCTATAGGAAAAAAACTAATAATGGGTATCACGGGCCTGTTTCTAATTTTATTTCTTGTTGTACACTGCTTTATCAATGCCTTAATTTTTGTAAATGACGGCGGGGTAACCTTTAACATGGGTGCTCACTTTATGGGTACCAACTGGATCATTCGCGCAAGTGAAGTTATCCTGTTTGCAGGCTTGTTACTTCACATTTTTCAAGGTTTAAAATTAACTTTTGAAAATCAAAAAGCACGACCTGTAAAATATGCTTATCATGATGGTAAAGCGAACAGTAAATGGTATTCACGTTCAATGGGCCTGTTAGGCACATTATTGCTGATCTTTCTTATTGTTCACATTTCTAAATTTTGGGTGGCTTCAAGGTTCACCGGTATCCCTACAGAAGATATCAACGGAAACCATGATCTTTTTGCATTAATGGTTGAAACTTTTAAAAATCCATTCATTGTGATACTTTATGTATTGGCAATGGTTTCATTAGCTTATCATTTGCTACACGGCTTTGCTTCGGCGTTTCAAACATTGGGCTGGAACCATAAAAAATACAATGGCATCATTAAAGGCTTTGGTGTATGGTATTCTATCATCATCTCTTTAATTTTTGCAGCGATGCCAGTGGCGATGTACCTGGGTCTTATTAAATAA
- a CDS encoding helix-turn-helix domain-containing protein, producing the protein MKDPLDSRTKVVAANIRKVREFRNYTQDYLAAKLGISQNAYSKIELGYSKLTLDRLFKVSMVMEIDPLKLLYFEKRDILDILFPDEDTSSK; encoded by the coding sequence ATGAAAGATCCCCTGGATTCGCGAACAAAAGTTGTAGCAGCAAACATTAGAAAAGTTAGAGAGTTTAGAAATTATACTCAAGACTATCTGGCTGCCAAATTAGGTATCTCTCAAAATGCATATAGTAAAATTGAACTTGGATATAGCAAGTTAACTTTAGACAGGCTGTTTAAAGTTTCTATGGTAATGGAAATCGATCCGTTAAAACTTCTTTACTTCGAAAAAAGAGACATCCTAGATATCCTTTTCCCCGATGAAGACACTTCTTCTAAATAA
- a CDS encoding response regulator transcription factor, giving the protein MKKILLVEDDPNLGLLLQDYLQLKGKFDVVLCTDGEEGLKAFSKHSFDLCIFDVMMPKKDGFTLGKEVRRINSDVPIIFATAKAMMEDKALAYDLGGDDYITKPFRIEELLLRINALLKRIAVKEVPEHAPVQTHFHIGKYTFDYTTQLIHFEDRQQKLSTKEAELLQLLCLKKNAVLTREEALISIWHDDNYFNGRSMDVFLSKLRKYLKEDPNVEILNVHGKGYKLLVN; this is encoded by the coding sequence ATGAAGAAGATTCTATTGGTTGAAGATGATCCAAACCTCGGACTTTTATTGCAGGATTACTTGCAATTAAAGGGTAAGTTTGATGTAGTATTGTGCACAGATGGAGAAGAAGGGTTGAAAGCCTTTAGTAAGCACAGCTTTGATCTGTGTATTTTTGATGTGATGATGCCAAAAAAAGATGGCTTTACATTGGGTAAAGAGGTTAGGCGAATCAATAGCGATGTGCCTATAATTTTCGCTACTGCAAAAGCGATGATGGAAGACAAGGCTTTAGCATATGACCTTGGGGGAGATGACTATATCACCAAACCATTTAGAATTGAAGAATTGTTATTGCGCATTAATGCATTGCTTAAGCGAATAGCTGTAAAAGAGGTCCCGGAGCACGCACCTGTTCAAACTCATTTTCATATTGGTAAGTATACGTTTGATTATACCACTCAGCTGATTCATTTTGAAGACCGTCAACAAAAGTTATCCACTAAAGAGGCAGAATTATTGCAGCTGCTTTGTCTCAAAAAGAATGCGGTGTTGACCCGGGAAGAAGCACTAATAAGCATCTGGCACGACGATAATTATTTTAACGGACGTAGTATGGACGTATTTCTAAGTAAGCTTCGAAAATATTTGAAAGAGGATCCAAATGTGGAGATTTTAAATGTGCATGGTAAGGGATATAAGCTGCTGGTTAATTAG
- a CDS encoding DUF3127 domain-containing protein: MELKGKVHEIGALQQVSETFKKRDLIIEYAENPTYPEFIRFEALQDKTALFDSLKVGDDVEVAFNLRGRPWTDKTGKVSYFNSLVVWRINALANNAAAAATPAYAPPVDLNSAPGEDDDLPF, translated from the coding sequence ATGGAATTAAAAGGAAAAGTGCATGAAATTGGTGCATTACAACAGGTGAGTGAGACTTTTAAAAAACGCGATTTAATCATAGAATATGCAGAGAATCCTACTTATCCTGAATTCATCAGGTTTGAGGCACTGCAAGATAAAACTGCTTTGTTTGATAGTTTGAAAGTAGGTGACGATGTGGAAGTTGCTTTTAACTTACGTGGCCGTCCCTGGACTGACAAAACCGGAAAAGTATCTTATTTTAACAGTTTAGTAGTTTGGCGCATCAATGCATTGGCAAACAATGCGGCCGCCGCAGCTACACCAGCATATGCTCCACCTGTAGATTTAAACAGCGCACCGGGTGAAGATGATGACCTTCCTTTCTAG
- a CDS encoding HAMP domain-containing sensor histidine kinase → MKKRSFWFITALMTIALLGVVVMQLYYIREAYRLNSQLFEQNVNHALTAVVNKIQRIDAADHINNKDFEIGIKRRQELRNQDILVSRLLESQKTEERKRKQRQQKMISDNLNTQDSIIRSNFFNPSLLSESEFVAIGDQSTTPLNVDVSIGVDAEFHMTGGTVRKTIRLIKTKTFNVRPDKMPDSIRYLAYSMADGRPVKISVATVDADLAAKFKREDELSKRRNEQALKQLQTDTLGRFDAGNLNVVEEVFKEMRQAKVPLAQRISPGALDGLIKEELMNKNINLKYDFWVKLANSDSLLFKKVFNPNAEVLPANVFKTRLFNNSIVRDPGMIYISFPDKNAAIFGGLSVTLASSAGLLLVLVFIFSYTLYTILQQKKISEMKTDFINNMTHEFKTPVSTIMIASEALKDPEISEDKARITRLAGIIYDENVRLGNHIERVLSIARLEKKELQLEHNPVDINELVLAVVDSMQLQLQKKDAVIALELDAENPVIWGDELHLSNVIYNLVDNANKYSPGQPVIKVSTRVVGKKLVIEVADQGIGMTKDQTKRIFDQFYRVPTGNLHDVKGFGLGLNYVQDIVIQMNGVVKVHSEKDKGTVFEITLALK, encoded by the coding sequence ATGAAAAAGAGGAGCTTCTGGTTTATTACAGCTTTGATGACTATTGCGTTATTGGGTGTTGTTGTAATGCAATTGTATTACATCAGGGAAGCTTATCGGTTAAATTCGCAGTTGTTTGAGCAAAATGTAAACCATGCGCTAACGGCTGTGGTCAATAAAATTCAGCGCATAGATGCCGCTGATCACATTAATAATAAGGATTTTGAAATCGGGATCAAGCGTAGGCAAGAACTGCGAAATCAGGATATCTTAGTTTCCAGACTTCTCGAAAGTCAAAAAACAGAGGAGAGAAAAAGAAAACAAAGACAACAGAAAATGATCAGCGATAACCTGAATACTCAGGACAGCATTATCCGATCTAACTTTTTCAATCCAAGTCTGCTTTCCGAATCGGAATTTGTTGCCATTGGCGATCAGTCTACTACCCCACTAAACGTAGACGTAAGTATTGGTGTGGATGCGGAGTTTCACATGACTGGTGGCACTGTGCGTAAAACCATCAGATTGATTAAAACCAAAACCTTTAATGTACGTCCTGATAAAATGCCTGACAGCATTCGTTATCTTGCCTATAGTATGGCGGACGGGCGGCCGGTTAAAATTTCTGTTGCAACGGTAGATGCTGATCTGGCGGCTAAATTTAAGCGGGAAGATGAGCTCAGTAAAAGGAGGAATGAACAAGCTTTAAAGCAATTGCAGACTGATACTTTAGGGCGTTTTGATGCTGGAAATCTCAATGTTGTTGAAGAGGTTTTTAAGGAAATGAGGCAGGCAAAAGTTCCACTTGCCCAAAGGATATCTCCCGGAGCCCTGGATGGCTTGATTAAAGAGGAGTTAATGAATAAGAACATTAACCTGAAATATGATTTTTGGGTAAAACTTGCCAATAGTGACTCTTTATTATTCAAAAAGGTATTTAACCCTAATGCTGAGGTTTTACCCGCTAATGTTTTTAAAACCCGGTTATTCAACAATTCAATAGTCCGTGATCCTGGTATGATTTACATCAGTTTCCCGGATAAAAATGCCGCTATCTTTGGCGGTCTCAGCGTTACGCTGGCCTCATCAGCGGGGCTGTTGCTGGTTCTTGTTTTCATATTTTCCTACACGCTGTATACGATACTGCAACAAAAGAAAATTTCTGAAATGAAGACGGATTTTATCAACAACATGACCCATGAATTTAAGACCCCGGTATCCACCATTATGATTGCCAGCGAGGCATTAAAGGATCCTGAAATATCAGAAGATAAAGCCCGTATAACAAGACTTGCCGGAATAATCTATGATGAAAATGTACGCCTTGGGAACCATATAGAACGTGTTTTGAGTATTGCCCGTCTGGAGAAAAAGGAATTACAACTGGAACATAACCCGGTAGATATTAATGAACTGGTTTTGGCAGTCGTGGATAGCATGCAATTACAACTGCAAAAGAAGGATGCTGTAATTGCTCTTGAACTGGATGCGGAGAACCCCGTGATATGGGGTGACGAACTGCATCTTTCTAACGTAATCTATAACCTGGTTGATAATGCAAATAAATATAGTCCGGGTCAACCTGTCATAAAAGTAAGTACCAGGGTTGTGGGTAAAAAGTTGGTCATTGAAGTTGCAGATCAGGGTATAGGGATGACTAAAGATCAAACTAAACGTATTTTTGATCAGTTTTATCGCGTGCCAACTGGTAATTTACATGATGTTAAAGGTTTTGGATTGGGACTAAATTACGTACAGGACATTGTTATTCAGATGAATGGCGTAGTAAAAGTACATAGCGAAAAAGATAAAGGAACAGTATTTGAAATAACCTTAGCCCTAAAATAA
- a CDS encoding trypsin-like peptidase domain-containing protein — protein MKRIGLIALAAFVGGVSAIGAYKLLDHNSDALSLTEKQNVLFASNPSKIASTGAIDFVQAAAAVSPAVVHIKTTFSGTSSSGGNSPMDMMEQLFGGGGRRQQRAPRAASGSGVILTPDGYIVTNNHVVENAEKVEVVLSDRRKVVAKVIGTDPNTDLALIKVEASNLPIVKMGNSDNVQIGEWVLAVGFPLNLQTTVTAGIVSAKGRAIGILGREQQLPTEEEYEEYQRTGRAPAPKANSSIESYIQTDAAINPGNSGGALVNANGELVGINAAIASQTGTNEGYGFAIPVNLAKKILEDFKKYGAVKRGFIGVSFQPLDADAAERLNIKDINGLYVNDVVAGGAAEAAGIKKGDIIKKIGETDIYDSPDLQEKIGRMSPGDKVQLTILREGKLKALSVTLKGDSNVASTKTASAVKTGSTMGKLGASFAPAPAELKARYRVKSGVVVTGVEPGKLFDTLDLSKGLLITSVNGKPVNSEKEVQDALPFSRNGMTVISGVGPNGSFTFTF, from the coding sequence ATGAAAAGAATAGGATTAATAGCATTGGCCGCATTTGTAGGTGGAGTGTCCGCAATTGGCGCCTATAAGTTGCTGGACCATAACAGTGACGCATTGTCTTTAACAGAAAAGCAGAATGTGCTTTTTGCAAGTAACCCTTCAAAAATTGCTTCTACAGGAGCGATAGATTTTGTGCAGGCTGCTGCTGCTGTTTCGCCTGCAGTAGTTCACATTAAAACTACTTTTTCTGGAACTTCAAGTAGTGGTGGAAACTCTCCAATGGACATGATGGAACAACTATTTGGCGGTGGCGGGCGCAGGCAACAACGCGCACCAAGGGCGGCTTCAGGCTCTGGGGTAATTTTAACGCCAGATGGTTATATTGTAACCAATAACCATGTGGTTGAGAATGCTGAAAAGGTTGAAGTTGTGCTTTCAGACCGACGTAAGGTTGTGGCTAAGGTGATTGGTACAGACCCCAATACAGACCTTGCGCTGATTAAAGTAGAGGCTTCCAATTTGCCGATCGTAAAAATGGGAAATTCAGACAACGTACAAATTGGAGAATGGGTATTGGCTGTGGGCTTTCCTTTAAACCTGCAAACTACTGTTACTGCCGGAATTGTTAGTGCTAAAGGACGTGCTATAGGTATTTTAGGAAGAGAGCAGCAGCTGCCAACAGAAGAAGAATATGAAGAGTATCAAAGAACAGGCAGAGCGCCGGCTCCAAAAGCGAACAGTTCTATAGAATCTTATATTCAAACTGATGCGGCCATAAATCCTGGTAACAGTGGAGGTGCATTGGTAAATGCTAATGGAGAGTTGGTGGGTATCAACGCCGCTATTGCCTCACAAACAGGAACCAATGAAGGTTATGGTTTTGCCATTCCGGTAAATCTTGCAAAGAAGATTTTGGAAGACTTTAAGAAATATGGTGCTGTAAAACGTGGATTTATCGGTGTAAGCTTCCAACCATTGGATGCTGATGCTGCAGAAAGGTTAAACATTAAAGACATCAATGGTCTTTATGTAAACGACGTAGTTGCAGGCGGAGCAGCCGAGGCTGCAGGTATTAAAAAAGGCGATATCATTAAAAAAATAGGAGAGACAGATATCTATGATTCTCCAGACCTTCAGGAAAAAATTGGTCGTATGAGTCCTGGGGATAAAGTACAGCTCACTATTTTAAGAGAAGGAAAACTTAAAGCGTTAAGTGTTACCTTAAAAGGAGATAGCAATGTAGCATCAACCAAAACAGCTTCAGCTGTTAAAACTGGCAGCACTATGGGTAAGTTAGGTGCTTCATTTGCACCTGCGCCTGCAGAGCTAAAAGCAAGGTACCGTGTTAAAAGTGGGGTAGTTGTTACCGGAGTTGAGCCAGGCAAACTATTTGATACTTTAGATTTGTCTAAAGGACTGCTGATTACTTCGGTAAACGGCAAGCCGGTAAACAGTGAAAAAGAAGTACAGGATGCGCTTCCATTTTCGAGGAACGGTATGACGGTTATTTCGGGTGTGGGACCTAACGGAAGTTTCACTTTCACCTTCTAA
- a CDS encoding class I SAM-dependent RNA methyltransferase codes for MQVFHTKSKVIITCNKRLSDYLAQEVKALGYTIIRDFPTGVELNITLTECIRLNLNLRCASQILYCLKSFKANNPEELYRELADMAWEELIDFSGYFSVSSNVDNATITTPLFANLKVKDAIVDRIKDKKGIRPNSGSDANKAVVHLYWKDDEADIFIDSSGETLAKHGYRKIPGKAPMLEALAASTIFSTQWDQKSPFVNPMCGSGTLAIEAAMIATNRRPGLYRMNYGFMHILGYDEEIFFAERRILKDQVIKNIDLKIVATDLSEDAVDVSRKNAKTAGVDSLITFEVCDFAETMVPETIPGGKAIVVFNPEYGERLGVHSKLEETYKRVGDFLKKECKGYTGYIFTGNPDLAKKIGLKASRKIEFYNGKLDCRMLEYELYEGTRREVPFEKKTN; via the coding sequence ATGCAAGTTTTCCACACAAAAAGCAAGGTTATTATTACCTGCAACAAAAGGCTGTCAGACTACCTGGCTCAGGAAGTTAAGGCTCTTGGTTACACCATTATAAGAGATTTTCCTACCGGTGTAGAGTTAAATATTACACTAACAGAATGTATCAGGTTAAATCTGAACCTTAGGTGTGCAAGTCAAATTTTATATTGCTTAAAGAGCTTTAAAGCAAACAATCCGGAAGAGCTTTACCGAGAACTGGCAGACATGGCATGGGAAGAGCTTATTGATTTTTCCGGTTATTTTTCGGTAAGCTCCAATGTTGATAATGCCACCATTACCACGCCCTTATTCGCCAACTTAAAAGTTAAGGATGCAATAGTAGACCGCATTAAAGACAAAAAAGGAATTCGTCCTAATTCGGGCTCTGACGCAAACAAAGCTGTTGTACATTTATATTGGAAAGACGACGAAGCCGACATTTTTATAGACAGCTCCGGAGAAACACTGGCAAAGCATGGCTATCGTAAAATTCCGGGTAAAGCGCCAATGTTGGAAGCCCTGGCCGCTTCAACTATATTTAGCACGCAATGGGATCAAAAATCTCCTTTTGTAAATCCAATGTGCGGATCCGGTACTTTGGCTATTGAAGCCGCAATGATTGCCACCAACCGACGCCCTGGTTTATATAGAATGAACTATGGCTTTATGCATATTTTAGGATACGACGAGGAAATTTTCTTTGCCGAAAGAAGAATTCTAAAAGATCAGGTGATCAAAAATATTGACTTGAAAATTGTGGCAACCGACCTCTCTGAAGACGCGGTTGATGTTAGTCGTAAAAATGCCAAAACTGCCGGGGTAGATTCCCTCATTACTTTTGAGGTATGCGATTTTGCAGAAACCATGGTGCCAGAAACCATCCCTGGCGGGAAAGCGATAGTAGTATTTAATCCCGAATACGGAGAACGCTTGGGCGTACATTCTAAACTGGAAGAAACCTACAAAAGAGTTGGAGACTTTCTAAAAAAAGAATGTAAAGGGTATACGGGATACATCTTTACCGGAAATCCAGACCTCGCAAAAAAAATAGGCTTAAAGGCTTCCAGAAAGATTGAATTTTACAATGGAAAATTGGATTGCCGGATGCTTGAGTACGAATTGTACGAGGGCACAAGAAGAGAAGTACCTTTTGAAAAGAAAACGAATTAG